A stretch of the Hydrogenimonas thermophila genome encodes the following:
- a CDS encoding ABC transporter permease yields the protein MINLAQKDIQYKLGTFIITAVGVGMLLGIVLIMIGVYRGMIVDAEVLLDDLNVDLWIVQENTLGPFAESSRIHEDLKNSIKTIDGIEKIAGLTFQNLQLHNSKKSVRIMAVGFDPYGDFNPINPKRVIKGRGLNRSHYEIVVSDNIGFSLGEEIPIGRNSYKVVGITHGTVSSGGDPLVYISLKDAQELQFSYSNNRIRNDRARGIKDSSTNMPMVNAIIATIKEGYNINTVAKNIKETKHKSVYTKNAQKDILTKNLIERASKQIGLFTAILIIVSTIIIALIIYTMTLEKIKEISIMKLIGIPNSMIIKMIVQETIILGFLAFISGNIFSHLIYSKFPKRVVLEVSDALILFIIIIIASIVSSLVGIKKVINADPAAAIGG from the coding sequence ATGATTAATTTAGCCCAAAAAGACATTCAATACAAACTTGGAACTTTTATAATTACAGCAGTTGGTGTTGGAATGCTACTTGGTATTGTACTTATAATGATAGGTGTTTATCGAGGCATGATTGTTGATGCAGAAGTTCTACTTGATGATCTTAATGTAGATTTATGGATAGTCCAAGAAAATACATTAGGACCATTTGCTGAATCTTCAAGGATTCATGAAGATTTAAAAAACTCTATTAAAACTATTGACGGTATAGAAAAGATAGCTGGTTTAACCTTTCAAAATTTACAACTACATAACTCTAAAAAGAGTGTTCGTATTATGGCAGTTGGATTTGATCCATATGGAGATTTTAATCCTATCAATCCAAAAAGAGTTATCAAAGGTAGAGGTTTAAATCGTAGCCATTATGAAATTGTTGTCTCTGATAACATCGGTTTTTCATTAGGAGAAGAGATTCCAATAGGAAGAAACAGCTATAAAGTAGTTGGAATAACTCATGGAACTGTCTCTTCTGGTGGTGACCCATTGGTTTATATAAGTTTAAAAGATGCTCAAGAATTACAATTTTCATACTCAAATAACCGTATAAGAAATGACAGAGCAAGAGGGATTAAAGATAGTTCAACCAATATGCCTATGGTTAATGCTATTATAGCAACCATAAAAGAAGGATATAACATAAATACTGTTGCTAAAAATATTAAAGAGACTAAGCATAAAAGTGTATATACTAAAAATGCTCAAAAAGATATATTAACTAAAAATCTTATAGAAAGAGCTTCTAAACAAATAGGTCTTTTTACTGCTATTTTAATCATAGTCTCTACCATTATTATAGCTTTGATTATATATACTATGACATTAGAGAAGATAAAAGAAATATCTATTATGAAGCTTATTGGTATTCCCAATAGTATGATTATCAAAATGATTGTTCAAGAGACAATAATTTTAGGATTTTTAGCCTTTATCTCAGGTAATATATTTTCACATTTAATATATAGTAAATTCCCTAAAAGAGTAGTTTTGGAGGTTTCTGATGCTTTGATACTTTTTATTATAATAATTATTGCTTCTATAGTTTCATCTTTAGTCGGAATAAAAAAAGTAATTAATGCTGACCCTGCAGCTGCCATAGGAGGCTAA
- a CDS encoding ABC transporter ATP-binding protein yields MNKQAIKVENLVKTFGKGDSLVSVIKDANFQINKGELVALIAPSGAGKTTLLMMIGCVEEPTSGTIWLGDEKVYENRWLTKETRKIRREKIGFIFQAHYLIPFLNVIENVTLVPQTNGVSEKEAYKTAMDLLKYFEIEDKAYNMPSQLSGGQNQRVAIARALANIPQIILADEPTAALDSERSVSVVKMLKKIALDQNVAIIMVTHDEAMLPFCDRILKIKNKQVVSEDISKYKTVI; encoded by the coding sequence ATGAATAAACAAGCAATTAAAGTGGAAAATCTTGTAAAAACTTTTGGAAAAGGAGATAGTCTTGTCTCTGTTATAAAAGATGCAAATTTTCAAATTAATAAAGGTGAGCTTGTTGCACTAATTGCTCCAAGTGGTGCAGGGAAAACTACTCTTCTAATGATGATAGGATGTGTAGAGGAACCCACAAGTGGAACAATTTGGTTAGGTGATGAAAAAGTATATGAAAATAGATGGCTTACAAAAGAGACAAGAAAAATAAGAAGAGAAAAGATAGGATTTATTTTTCAGGCACACTATTTGATTCCATTTCTCAATGTAATAGAAAATGTAACACTTGTACCTCAAACAAATGGAGTTTCTGAAAAAGAGGCATATAAAACTGCTATGGATCTTTTAAAATATTTTGAAATTGAAGATAAAGCTTATAATATGCCATCACAACTCTCTGGAGGACAAAATCAAAGAGTAGCAATTGCTAGAGCATTAGCAAATATACCACAAATTATTCTTGCTGATGAACCAACAGCTGCACTTGATAGTGAACGTTCTGTTTCTGTCGTAAAAATGTTAAAAAAAATAGCACTTGATCAAAATGTTGCTATTATTATGGTTACACACGATGAAGCAATGTTACCCTTCTGCGACAGAATTTTGAAAATAAAAAATAAACAAGTAGTATCAGAAGATATATCAAAATATAAAACTGTAATTTAA